Genomic window (Oncorhynchus mykiss isolate Arlee chromosome 21, USDA_OmykA_1.1, whole genome shotgun sequence):
atatttgacaatgtaatcctaccaatagcactttatggaagtgaggtttgggggccactcaataaactggattttaaaatgtgggacaaacatccaattgaagccctacatgcagaattatGTCGGAAAAtcctacaagtccagagaaatacaccaactaatgcatgtagggcagaattgggccgcttTCCAGTAATaataaaaatacagaaaagatcattaaaattttggctacatctaaattcaagtccaaattcgagtctgcaatttaaagcacttcaagcccaagagctgagcccagaaacgagccctctcagtcagctggtgttggacctcaccaaccaagctgacaccagcactgcttcaaaagaaagaattccaataaacaaaatcatgaaccaatcaaaggaatcatatttacaatactggaaaaacgaaacaaaatcccaaagccgactaaattgctatctgaccctaaacagagaatatgaattggctgattatctctactctgtcagagatacaaagcagagacagatccttaccaagtacaggctgagtgaccaccgattggcaacagaaaccggcagacataaaacgacatggctacccaaagaggagcgtgtatgtggtcactgcatgacaggggaggtagagacagagatgcactttctcctttactgtgataaatattcctcacaaagagattcattattcacagaaatgactacatatattccacatttttacaaattgaacccagaggaaaaactaagaatactcatgggcgaaggagcaatggctcctctagcagccaaatatgtattttcctgccatagcctgagggacactgaataataacatctgcattgcagtaacttacttattattactattattgttatttctataattattaatgtttactgtaatattactgtagactgagccattttattgtatttatttttgtatttatttttgtattattatttactaccattttatattattatttgctatcatttataattttgttacaatgtatattgtatacattgttgctttggcaatattgacacaatgtttttcatgccaataaagcagcttgaatttgaatttgagagagtaatggagagagagagagtaatggagagagagagtaatggagagagagagagtaatgaagagagagagagagtaatggagagagagagagagtaatggagagagagagagagtaatggagagagagagagagtaatggagagagagacagagtaatggagggagagagagtaatggagggagagagagtaatggagagagagagagtaatggagagagagagagtaatgaagagagagagagagtaatgaagagagagagagtaatggagagagagagagtaatggagagagagagagtaatggagagagagagagagtaatggagagagagagagagtaatgaagagagagagagtaatggagagagagagagagagtaatggagagagagagagagagagagtaatggagagagagagtaatggagagagagagagtaatggagagagagagagagtaatggtgagagagagagtaatggagagagagagagtaatggcaagagagagagtaatggagagagagagggtaatggagagagagagtgtaatggagagagagtgtaatggagagagagagtaatggagagagagagtaatggagagagagagagtaatggagagagagagtaatggagagagagagagtaatggagagagagagtaatggagagagagagcgagagtaatggagagagagagagagagagagagtaatagagagagagagagagaataatggagagagagagagagagagtaatggagagagaaagagagagtaatggagagagagagagagagagagagagtaatggagagagagagagagtgagtaatggagagagagagagtgagtaatggagagagagagagtatgtgtgtctgtgtgtatcattcagaaggcgaacaggcaagacaaaatatttaagtgcctttgaacgcgGTATGTTCGTAGGTGCCAGGCGcgacggtttgtgtcaagaactacaacgctgctgggtttttccactctcaacagtttcctgtgtttatcaagaatggtccgacacccaaaggacatccagccaacttgacacaacttgtgggaagcattgaagtcaacatgagccagcatccctgtggaacgctttcaacaccttctagagtcaacatgagccagcatccctgtggaacgctttcaacaccttgtagagtccatgtgtgtgtgtgtgtgtgtgtgtgtgtgtgtgtgataccttGACATCGGGGAAGTAAGTCTTGAGCGTGTTAGAGCTGGGGTATCTAGCGTAGAAGAACATCAGTTTGGCTTTCTTCAGATGACAGGGAGTCAAACCCTCCTGAGAGTAACCATGGTTAAGGAGTAGCatggagatcacacacacacacacacacacacacacacacacttgttctcACTCCTCCTCCAAAAAAAAAAGGATATTGAACCCGGACCAAGATACATCCCAGAATCCATCCCAccgtctcttcctcctcctctcatccctccatccctctcatgATGATGTTGCAGCCCTCCATCCAGCCGGTCCAATCCCTCCATCACAGCGAGCGGAGGGAAGGAGGgacgagaggaagaggaggagggggtgaggagaggggggaaagggttCCCCTCCATGTAGGCATCAGAGTTCATAAcgttccctttgtggagaggatgaaggtgagagagagaacgagtgaaGAGCTGTTgcatggtgtagtggaggagggggagggggagcgggCAGGAGGAGGgcgggaggaagggggaggagtccTTATGacaagaggagggggggaggagggcgGGGTGGGTGTGGTGGTGAGGGGGGTGAGGCTggcagagaggggggaaggggtgaggagggagaagagggtttTTAGTTCGGTTGTTAGGGTGGTTGTTGAGGGGTAGAAGATGGTTTCGGCGGTTGTCAGGGCGACGGGTAATCAACGGCAACGCTTCAGATTGTTCCTGGTGGGGGGGCGGAGCTCTGTTTGAGTGGGGAGGTGAACCTCCAccccgttctctctccctcctctctctcagggctGCCCACactcctcctccgcctcctccctcgttccctccctctctgggtgaCAGGGTGAAAggatgaatggagggaggtagaggtttGTTTTGGGTGTATAGACGGAGGACACTATCGATGACTCGAGCTACAGCGCTTCCCAGTTCCTGTTTCAAAGCTTGGGCAAACTTCTGCTCCCCTCCAAAacgctcccattcccccctcacCACCCCACACCCCATCCACACTGCCGCCCTCTCCAGAACCCCCTCCAAAAacaccccccctcctccattCGCATTCCTCTGTTCTTCATTCCTTTTCTCATGATCCCTCGCTTTTCGGTCTTGTTTAGAGATGCCTTGGAagtggggagaagaggggatgaagggaagagagagattgtctatttctcccacctcctctcccacctcctcttcaGTGATCCCTTctgctgtctcctcctcctctttgtccgTCTctccatcatcatcctcctcctgctctcctccggtccacctcttcttctcctcctgagCGGGTCTCTCTCCGAATGCTTTCCATACTTTCTCCTGCAAGGCCTTCAGTCTTCCTCTCGCCTCTTCCAACTGTTccttcagctcctctctctcccttctcctcccctccctccctttctccctgttccccctctccgcactcctcctccctttctcctcctcttcttcttcttcctctaagcctatctctccatctcctttatCTAGACTCTCCAGTCTCAATCGCTTCACTCTCATCATGTCATAACTCCAGTCCGCCACTAGGGCGTCACCGCTCAGCCTCTTCCCCCCCACCCCTACCAACCGTccacccatcccctcctcctcctcctccatcccttcctctactctgttatatctgtctaggTGTAATTCCCCCCCGGACCTCATGGGGGCTCCACCAGGCTGCAGCAGGTGGTGGATGAGGGGGTAGGAGGGGTTGGCTCCAGGGTAGGGTGCACCGTGCCCACCTCCAGAGGGTGTGAGGTGTCTGGGGAGGTCAAGGGCGGTGGAGGGGTCAGGGTAAAGGTCAAAGGGAGAAATGAGGGAGGACTGACGACCAGACAGATCAGAAGGGGAATCCATGGAACCTTCTATTCTCCTCGTCGATGACTGTTTCTGGAAAGAGAGAAAATATTAAACTGGTTAGAAATCAAGTTTGTGTTTAAAAGTGATAGGAACCCCATTGTGTCCGACCGTACCTTACACCCCACATCAGGCACCTGGAACACTCAGGTGTGACAAACTGAATGTTTCAGAGAAAATACTAAACCCATAACACTCAGTTATGTGTGGCTGTTAGAATTTATCGAGGGAGATCTGACTGTTTATTCAGATGTTTTACCCcaacagtgcccccccccccccccccacacgacagagagagatgacaacagtggaggtagagaggtagcagTGTGAAAGCAGTAGTTCTACTTGACAGtgataacaacacacacacacacatttcactgtacttcTATCACATATAGACAAACATGCCGGACAGGAAAGAGAAAGGcaagcagacacacagacagaccagacagacagacaaaagagAAAAGTTACATTTTAAATAGGATTTTAACCTAGCTATAATCCATAAATTCATTCAACTAAACGTGTGGCAGTTTAACGGTACAGCGAACAGGTCACATCAGTCACCATGGTAGGGGGTTATTAATAATTCCGTTGCAACATTAACTATATAATCCAACAGTTTAAAAATAGGTGAATATCAattattcaaattcgatctcttTTCACAGTTGTGTTCGTTTGGGTGTCACTGACTAGGCTAATACCTATTGGGTCCGTAAAATggggtcgtcattgtaaataagaatttgttcttaactgacttgcctagttaaataaaaaggttcaATAAAGGTCTGTACATTGCAATATTAATGTCCAATAGGTACAAATAGACTGACTGGGGAGGTGAACTCCCACAATCAAAGTCCTGCAATATGAGCTACAATGCTAATATGAGCTACAATGCTAATATGAGCTACAATGCTAACATGAGCTACAATGCTAATATCAGCTACAATGCTAATATCAGCTACAATGCTAACATGAGCTACAATGCTAACATGAGCTACAATGCTAATATCAGCGGCAATGCTAATATCAGCTACAATGCTAATATCAGCTACAATGCTAATATCTGTGCAAACTCTTCAAAGTTGTGTTCTTTGGGTGTCACTGAATAGCCTGAAACTCCATTTCACAGAACCAAGATCCATGGCTAAGGCTGTACAGTGCATAAAGTATGCCCCTAATGCAatttcttgcctagttaaataaaaagattAAACAAAAAATAATATACAATTATTAAGTCTAATACATCCACAGGGCGATTAACTGATTTGTCCTTTTCTGTCAAATTAAATTGTGTTTTGTTTTGATTCATATAGCAACATTCCAAACGTGTTATCTAGtccaaatatggcatgattccacttgTTTTGTTTCCGTTTGCATCAGTTTCAGTGCCGTTCGTTTATTTAGAAGGCGAACCGAATGCTCCCCTGCTGTGGCTATCTTCACATAGACCCGTGGCAGTGCTGGCCCCTGCTATCTTCACATAGACCCGTGGCAGTGCTGGCCCCTGCTATCTTCACATAGACCCGTGGCAGTGCTGGCCCCTGCTGTGGCTATCTTCACATAGACCCGTGGCAGTGCTGGCCCCTGCTATCTTCACATAGACCCGTGGCAGTGCTGGCCCCTGCTATCTTCACATAGACCCGTGGCAGTGCTGGCCCCTGCTGTGGCCATCTTCACATAGACCCGTGGCAGTGCTGGCCCCTGCTGTGGCTATCTTCACATAGACCCGTGACAGTGCTGGCCGCTGCGGAGAACGACGTATCTCCAGGTTACCCGTTTTCCCGTGTGGATGCGTGGATGCGTGCATCGAAAACTTGGTGTCAGCTAGCTGCTACAAGTTACACGTTGGTGAACGGATACATTTGCTAGCTATTCATCTGATTGATAAAGTTGCTAAAAAAATGCCATTAACTAGCCAGCTAGTGTAGGGGGGGGGCAGgtggtggttagaggggggaggcaggtagtctagtggttagagggggaaggcaggtagtctagtggttagagggggaaggcaggtagtctagtggttagagggggaaggcaggtagtctagtggttggagggggaaggcaggtagtctagtggttagagggggaaggcaggtagtctagtggttagagggggaaggcaggtagtctagtggttagagggggaaggcaggtagtctagtggttagagggggaaggcaggtagtctagtggttagagggggaggcaggtagtctagtggttagagggggaaggcaggtagtctagtggttagagggggaggcaggtagcctagtggttagagtgtaggggcggcaggtagcctagtggttagagtgtaggggcggcaggtagcctagtggttagagtgtaggggtggcaggtagcctagtggttagagtgtagggaaggCAGgtaggagtcgctggtgcgcgatgagacaaggatatccctaccggccaagccccccctaacccggacgacgttaggccaattgtgcgtcgcaccACGGACCTTCCGGTCGCGGCCGgatacgacagagcctgggcgcgaacccagagtctctggtggcagtacagcacccttcaccactgcgccacctgggaggccccaACTATGCTAATTGATTAGTTCAGTGATTTCCTAAAttcaacacacacaaaaacatgaagtgcctgcGGCAACCCAAGCCCAGGGTTGCCTACCCCGATCCTTAGAGGTATTACAGTCAATGCTTATGAACTGAATATCGTATTTTGAATTTCCATACATCAATGACACTAACAAAAAAGATTGAATCGTTCAGCAACATGTGCAGTAAATGCTAACATGTCTTTGGTGATGAAAGGTAATCAATGTATCAGGGCCACTGCATGCTGTGAAATGGGCTTGGATGTGTGACATCTTCAAGCTGCCTTGGCTGAAGACTGTGGCCTTCAGTGGTACCCGGAAACAAGGGCCTTACTCGGGGAGTACAGCAGTAGTCTCTCagcatgtattgtattgtattgtaaccactcaaattcataccAACAGCTGCGGACACAAGCACTGACTTATAGTCACTTTGTCGACTTGTACCATTCTTCAGTCTTGTCTGGGATATATATTTTAGTTGACAAGCCTGTGTTGTGTCGGATATACATGAATAAAAAGGAATTTACCGTGGACATGATACTTAAATTTACCTTAGACCTTTTGAATCACAAGCTCTTATACCACAAAAGTTAGAATTTTGTTTTTATAATtaacaataaaacattttaaaaagttgttTATACAAAAAAACTTGACTGTGGCCTTTGAAAGCAGTGATAGTTGCATCCTTCCTCGAAACAGTCTGTGGATAAAGAGGGGTAGGTTTGTTGATGTGTTGCTAGCTGGAAAACAGGGTGGTAGGTTTGTTGATGTGTTGCTAGCTGGAAAACAGGGTGGTAGGTTTTGTTGATGTGTTGCTAGCTGGAAAACAGGGTGGTAGGTTTGTTGATGTGTTGCTAGCTGGAAAACAGGGTGGTAGGTTTGTTGATGTGTTGCTAGCTGGAAAACAGGGTGGTAGGTTTGTTGATGTGTTGCTAGCTGACAACAGGGTGGTAGGTTTGTTGATGTGTTGCTAGCTGGAAAACAGGGTGGTAGGTTTTGTTGATGTGTTGCTAGCTGGAAAACAGGGTGGTAGGTTTGTTGATGTGTTGCTAGCTGGAAAACAGGGTGGTAGGTTTGTTGATGTGTTGCTAGCTGGAAAACAGGGTGGTAGGTTTGTTGATGTGTTGCTAGCTGGAAAACAGGGTGGTAGGTTTGTTGATGTGTTGCTAGCTGGAAAACAGGGTGGTAGGTTTGTTGATGTGTTGCTAGCTGGAAAACAGGGTGGTAGGTTTTGTTGATGTCTTGCTAGCTGGAAAACAGGGTGGTAGGTTTGTTGATGTGTTGCTAGCTGGAAAACAGGGTGGTAGGTTTTGTTGATGTGTTGCTAGCTGGAAAACAGGGTGGTAGGTTTGTTGATGTGTTGCTAGCTGACAACAGGGTGGTAGGTTTGTTGATGTGTTGCTAGCTGACAACAGGGTGGTAGGTTTGTTGATGTGTTGCTAGCTGGAAAACAGGGTGGTAGGTTTTGTTGATGTGTTGCTAGCTGGAAAACAGGGTGGTAGGTTTGTTGATGTGTTGCTAGCTGACAACAGGGTGGTAGGTTTGTTGATGTGTTGCTAGCTGACAACAGAGTGGTAGGTTTGTTGATGTGTTGCTAGCTGGAAAACAGGGTGGTAGGTTTGTTGATGTGTTGCTAGCTGACAACAGGGTGGTAGGTTTGTTGATGTGTTGCTAGCTGGAAAACAGGGTGGTAGGTTTGTTGATGTGTTGCTAGCTGGAAAACAGGGTGGTAGGTTTGTTGATGTGTTGCTAGCTGGAAAACAGGGTGGTAGGTTTGTTGATGTGTTGCTAGCCGACAACAGGGTGgtagggcagaacaacagattgttTACCTTGTcatgctcggggattcgatctagcaaccttgcggttactggcccaacgctctaaccactaggctacctgccgccacagtGAAGGAGGTTTACGAGGAGTACAACTCCAGTGCTCTGGAGAGATCGCAGGTAGTGGCTCTGGGTGTCCTTGGACCTGTCTGTATCTAGCACCTGAAGTGTGACGGATAGAGGTATCGAGTCtcctagaaagagagagaccgctGCCCTCCCACTAGCACAGGGTCCCCTGCATAttatcaaaaataaaaataaaatgttatttgtcatgcGTCAAATACAACAGGTTGTAAAcgtcacagtgaaatgcttacttagaagcCCTTTCCCAACCTTCTGGTCGGATGCCATGCAGGTGCCACACCAGGCGGtggtgcagccagtcaagatgctctcaatggtgcagctgtataacattttgaggatctgaggggccgatgccaaatctttttagcctCCTGAAGGGGGgaaagaggcgttgtcgtgccctcttcaccactgcgttggtgtgtttggaccatgataggtccttagtgatgtggacaccgaggaacttgttATGATGCAATGTAAAAGAAAACAATAATATCATGACTTACTGACATGTTCCTGCTGGAAGCAAGCCTCCACCTGGATGCAGACAAATCTCCTGCCTTAGATGCAGCCATACATCTCCATCAGGCTCCAAGAAATCATTAAAATCTATAGCTTGCTAAGCTGTTATTTATATTATGGCACCACGTCTCATCTCACTAACAATTGCTATGGCGAacagcaaattccactattgtggctaatccttattgtggctagcttcacaaggGACTTCTTCCATCATGGCAGCATCTTCCTTATTTGACTGTGGTTAGCTGCTAGTTTAGCTGATAGTTTAGCTGCTAGTTTAGCTGCTAGGTTAGCTGCTAGTTTAGATGCCTGTGATTGTTGAGACCTAATTTTGCAGCCCAACTGCTTCAAAGATGGATGTATagaattagcctagctagctagctatcctaATTTACATCCCTCTTAAATTAGGTATCCACGATGGCTTAATTCAGAAAGTAGGCTACACCTCCGAGTTACATCTGAAAGAGggttggcaacaacacctcctccacactgactcttaacacaggtgcaccccaggggtgtgtcctcagtcctctgctgtactcccttaggggtcccccaggggtgtgtcctcagtcctctgctgtactcccttaggggcccctcaggggtgtgtcctcagtcctctgCTATACTCCCTTaggggccccccaggggtgtgtcctcagtcctGTGCTGTACTCCCttaggggcccctcaggggtgtgtcctcagtcctctgctgtacttcctgttcaccaaCGACTGTGGGGTTTTGCACGACGCCAACTCCATTATCTAGTCTCCATGACGACACCACGGTTGTAGGCCCgataaccaacaacgacgagtcagcctatagagaggaggtaagtgaactggcattgtggtgtcatgacaacaacctctccctcaacgtcaacaaaacaaaggagttgattgttgacttcaggaagcagagggGGGGACATGCTCCAATCCACATCTACGGGAGTAGAGAGAATCACGAGTTTTAAGTTTCTCAGTGTCCACATCATAGGGGACTTGTCATGGATCGACAACACCACCAGTCTTGTCAAGAGGTTGCAACAGCGTCTCTACTTCCTAAGGGGGCTGAAGAAATTTGCCATTCCACCCCGGgtccttattttccaccataatttgctaataaattcataaaaaatcctacaatgtaattttctggattttttttctcattttgttgtcatagttgaagtgtacctatgatgaaaattacagggctctctcatctttttaagtgggagaacttgcacaatcggtggctgactaaatacttttttgccccactgtatatacagtgccttgcgaaagtattcggcccccttgaactttgcgaccttttgccacatttcaggcttcaaacataaagatataaaactgtatttttttgtgaagaatcaacaacaagtgggacacaatcatgaagtggaacgacatttattggatatttcaaacttttttaacatctcggacctgcctggtgtgttccttgttcttcatgatgctctctgcgcttttgacggacctctgagactatcacagtgcaggtgcatttacagtgccttgcgaaagtattcagcccccatGAACTTttcaaccttttgccacatttcaggcttcaaacataaagatataaaactgtatttttttgtgaagatccaacaacaagtgggacacaatcatgaagtggaacgacatttattggatatttcaaacttttttaacaaatcaaaaactgaaaaattgggcgtgcaaaattattcagcccccttaagttaatatttgtagcaccaccttttgctgtgattacagctgtaagtcgcttggggtatgtctctatcagttgtgcacatcgagagactgaaattttttcccattcctccttgcaaaacagctcgag
Coding sequences:
- the LOC118942962 gene encoding prospero homeobox protein 1-like → MDSPSDLSGRQSSLISPFDLYPDPSTALDLPRHLTPSGGGHGAPYPGANPSYPLIHHLLQPGGAPMRSGGELHLDRYNRVEEGMEEEEEGMGGRLVGVGGKRLSGDALVADWSYDMMRVKRLRLESLDKGDGEIGLEEEEEEEEKGRRSAERGNREKGREGRRREREELKEQLEEARGRLKALQEKVWKAFGERPAQEEKKRWTGGEQEEDDDGETDKEEEETAEGITEEEVGEEVGEIDNLSLPFIPSSPHFQGISKQDRKARDHEKRNEEQRNANGGGGVFLEGVLERAAVWMGCGVVRGEWERFGGEQKFAQALKQELGSAVARVIDSVLRLYTQNKPLPPSIHPFTLSPREGGNEGGGGGGVWAALRERRERERGGGSPPHSNRAPPPHQEQSEALPLITRRPDNRRNHLLPLNNHPNNRTKNPLLPPHPFPPLCQPHPPHHHTHPALLPPSSCHKDSSPFLPPSSCPLPLPLLHYTMQQLFTRSLSHLHPLHKGNVMNSDAYMEGNPFPPLLTPSSSSSRPSFPPLAVMEGLDRLDGGLQHHHERDGGMRGGGRDGGMDSGMYLGPGSSQEGLTPCHLKKAKLMFFYARYPSSNTLKTYFPDVKFNRCVTSQLIKWFSNFREFFYIQMERFARQAARDGAPCLGREGREPPLRLGRDTELYRILNMHYNKSNDYQVPDRFVEIAELALREFYTAIQTGRDSDPCWKKSIYKIICKLDSPVPDSFRLPGCPMG